A genomic window from Triticum urartu cultivar G1812 chromosome 7, Tu2.1, whole genome shotgun sequence includes:
- the LOC125519054 gene encoding proteoglycan 4-like, whose product MLEEAKYNSRWCQSLMAGPNIYQVSSGDNTYSVNLLHRTCGCRKWDMTAMPCNHAVSAIVKAKLQPEDFVDDLFKKETYQKAYGHIIFPVPGPNLWPRTRTQDIEPPVFRDKVGKQQTKRRKNQFEKPAPRDTSRMASITCSNCKLVGHKYTVCSKPLKPALAMRQNHHQPNRSHASASSTAAAPTRKRPSPCTADVGTAPPRKKVAPAATTPSAPPRKKAAPVASAPTAPPRRSPRKNATPAPTDPPRRSPRKKTTPAGASSTSAIGHRGTFHAPRQTGRKRTVSYKMKEYLYASGN is encoded by the exons ATGTTAGAGGAGGCAAAGTACAACTCAAGATGGTGCCAATCTTTGATGGCTGGTCCTAACATTTACCAAGTTAGTAGTGGAGATAACACCTACTCAGTGAACTTGCTGCACAGAACATGTGGATGTAGGAAGTGGGATATGACTGCTATGCCTTGCAACCATGCAGTCTCTGCAATTGTGAAAGCTAAATTGCAACCTGAAGACTTTGTTGATGATTTATTCAAGAAGGAAACGTACCAAAAAGCATATGGCCATATCATATTTCCTGTCCCTGGTCCAAATCTGTGGCCAAGGACAAGAACTCAGGACATAGAGCCTCCAGTTTTCAGAGACAAAGTTGGGAAGCAACAAACAAAGAGGAGGAAAAACCAATTTGAGAAGCCAGCACCAAGAGATACATCTAGGATGGCATCCATTACTTGTAGCAACTGCAAACTTGTAGGGCACAAATACACTGTGTGCTCCAAGCCCTTGAAACCAGCTCTTGCTATGAGACAAAACCATCATCAG CCAAACAGGTCACATGCTTCTGCTTCATCTACAGCTGCTGCACCAACAAGGAAGAGGCCATCTCCATGTACAGCAGATGTTGGGACTGCTCCTCCCAGGAAGAAAGTTGCACCTGCTGCAACTACACCTAGTGCTCCTCCCAGGAAGAAAGCTGCACCTGTTGCTAGTGCACCTACTGCTCCTCCCAGGAGGTCTCCCAGGAAGAATGCTACCCCAGCACCTACTGATCCTCCAAGGAGGTCTCCCAGGAAGAAAACTACCCCAGCTGGTGCATCTTCTACATCTGCTATAGGCCATAGGGGAACATTTCATGCTCCAAGACAGACTGGAAGGAAGAGGACAGTTTCCTACAAGATGAAAGAGTACCTTTATGCTTCTGGTAACTAG